The Hevea brasiliensis isolate MT/VB/25A 57/8 chromosome 1, ASM3005281v1, whole genome shotgun sequence genome has a window encoding:
- the LOC110667352 gene encoding uncharacterized protein LOC110667352 isoform X2 yields the protein MDADQDGYAEFAEGRETRYYSATTGIGLGKQNVGEPEMGFQDKVREFLKGAAEMSVQFAKGCRDVVVQSLGREDSFIVRNFGRSSYIGKKVRCGCERICQKLKVFNEYLPEDKDPVHAWSVICIVSVLAFADGRYMAYREQGVPADRARFSMIAPHTFLSSRLAGIPGLKTSLLEEFGVYLLTYDLPGFGESDPHPNRNLESSALDMLFLVNVLGVKDKFWLVGYSSGSLHAWAALRYIPDKLAGAVMFAPMVNPYDSLMTKGERRGIWEKWTRKRKFMYFLARRFPRFLSYFYHQSFLSGKHDQIDTWLSLSLGKRDKALIEDPIYEEFWQRDVEESIRQGNAKPFMEEAVLQVSNWGFSLADIKLQKKKPEKGVLNWLKFVLTRSEEYTGFLGPIHVWQGMDDKVVPPLTTDFVHRILPGAAVHKLPYEGHFTYFYFCDECHRQIFSTLFGTPQGPINNTIEVDQTPYEDSVKVQEVDQTEDKVDQIPYEDSVKVQEVDQTEKQVDQNSISR from the exons ATGGATGCTGATCAAGATGGGTATGCTGAATTTGCAGAGGGCAGGGAGACAAGGTACTATAGTGCCACTACTGGAATTGGTCTTGGCAAACAGAATGTGGGCGAGCctgaaatgggttttcaagacaaAGTTAGAGAGTTCTTGAAGGGGGCAGCTGAAATGAGTGTGCAATTCGCTAAGGGGTGCAGGGATGTTGTGGTGCAGAGTTTAGGAAGGGAAGATTCCTTTATTGTGCGGAATTTTGGGAGAAGTTCTTATATAGGGAAGAAAGTTAGGTGTGGCTGTGAGAGGATTTGTCAGAAATTGAAGGTTTTCAATGAGTACTTGCCTGAGGATAAGGATCCAGTGCATGCTTGGTCAGTGATATGCATCGTGTCTGTTCTTGCTTTTGCAG ATGGTAGATACATGGCATATAGGGAGCAAGGTGTTCCAGCTGACAGAGCTAGATTTTCAATGATAGCTCCACATACTTTTCTTTCCTCTCGACTTGCAG GAATACCTGGACTTAAGACTTCACTCCTGGAAGAGTTTGGCGTCTACTTGTTAACATATGATCTTCCTGGTTTTGGAGAGAGTGATCCTCACCCAAACAGAAACCTCGAGTCATCGGCGTTGGATATGTTATTCCTAGTAAATGTTCTGGGTGTTAAGGACAAGTTCTGGTTGGTTGGATACTCAAGTGGGAGCCTTCATGCTTGGGCAGCACTTAGATACATTCCTGATAAACTTGCAG GTGCTGTTATGTTTGCTCCTATGGTTAACCCATATGATTCATTGATGACCAAGGGTGAGAGGCGTGGAATCTGGGAGAAGTGGACACGGAAAAGAAAATTTATGTATTTCTTAGCACGGAGGTTTCCTAGATTTCTTTCCTACTTCTACCATCAGAGCTTCCTGTCTGGAAAGCACGATCAGATAGACACATGGCTCTCACTGTCATTAGGAAAGAGA GATAAAGCTTTGATAGAGGATCCAATCTATGAAGAATTCTGGCAAAGGGATGTAGAGGAGTCGATCCGACAGGGAAATGCAAAACCGTTCATGGAGGAAGCTGTTCTGCAAGTTTCAAATTGGGGTTTCAGCCTTGCAGACATCAAGTTGCAGAAGAAAAAGCCAGAGAAAGGTGTCCTCAATTGGCTCAAATTTGTGCTTACTAGATCTGAAGAGTACACAGGTTTCCTTGGCCCCATACATGTATGGCAG GGGATGGATGATAAGGTCGTTCCACCACTAACGACTGATTTTGTACACCGGATTCTCCCAGGGGCTGCAGTGCATAAGCTCCCATACGAGGGCCATTTCACATATTTCTATTTTTGCGATGAATGCCATAGGCAGATATTCAGCACACTTTTTGGGACCCCACAAGGCCCGATAAACAATACCATAGAAGTAGATCAAACTCCATATGAAGATAGTGTGAAGGTGCAGGAAGTGGATCAGACAGAGGATAAGGTAGATCAAATTCCATATGAAGATAGTGTGAAGGTGCAGGAGGTGGATCAGACAGAAAAACAGGTAGATCAAAACTCCATTAGCAGATGA
- the LOC110667355 gene encoding exonuclease V, chloroplastic, whose product MTEPPAQGANDVETATSSSVPNIQIEIVTEEEMAFIEAALAATRSCLSSSSIPAIFSPSRSSLFQNNTRSFLSITSLSKIGVPGDRSESDIEDLRITQKNNRVAESLFHRFRKRTGLYVTDITSTEWCEKQMEFVLLIGERKINKAMKTGHDRHVKLEEEVVKRVKVSVKSAEDAWALKFINFITGANQLLLEGLTRELPVVGFAGGVWMVGIVDEIRMPEGENRNPILVDTKTRVRDSLPGEPQRRNGRLQLMCYKHLWDNLVADKFSFKEFYDFFSLNPFYILSEEIRENTAKAGIPAKTLEDIVRYFRNMCSMLLPADNQMLLRYELQRDNSIIGEDRFAYDPDWLNSQIQACLEFWLGEREASFTSEEERWKCQFCQFASECPTNTISGTSSTVKSSSPNSSPS is encoded by the exons ATGACCGAGCCACCTGCACAAGGCGCCAACGATGTTGAGACTGCCACTAGCAGTAGCGTCCCAAACATCCAAATTGAGATAGTGACTGAAGAAGAGATGGCTTTTATTGAAGCAGCCTTGGCAGCAACTCGCTCCTGCCTCTCCTCCTCTTCTATCCCTGCAATTTTCTCGCCTTCTCGTTCCTCTCTGTTTCAAAATAATACGAGGTCTTTCCTCTCAATTACTTCCCTCTCCAAAATTGGGGTTCCAGGTGATCGCAGTGAATCTGATATTGAGGATTTGAGGATTACCCAGAAGAATAATAGAGTGGCTGAGTCATTATTTCATAGGTTTAGAAAGAGGACGGGTTTGTATGTCACCGATATCACTTCCACG GAATGGTGCGAAAAACAAATGGAGTTTGTTCTCCTCATTGGCGAGAGAAAAATCAATAAAGCTATGAAGACAGGCCATGATCGACATGTAAAACTGGAAGAAGAG GTTGTCAAAAGAGTTAAAGTTAGTGTTAAATCAGCGGAAGATGCATGGGCTTTGAAGTTTATAAATTTCATAACTGGTGCAAATCAATTATTGTTGGAAGGACTAACACGTGAGCTTCCAGT GGTAGGATTTGCAGGTGGTGTGTGGATGGTGGGAATAGTTGATGAGATACGAATGCCTGAGGGAGAAAATAGAAACCCAATACTTGTAGACACAAAAACCCGTGTTCGAGACAGCCTTCCTGGTGAACCGCAGAGGAGAAATGGAAG GCTACAATTGATGTGCTATAAACATTTGTGGGACAATTTGGTTGCTGATAAATTCTCCTTCAAAGAGTTTTAtgatttcttttccttgaatccatTCTACATCTTGTCTGAAGAAATCAGGGAGAACACTGCCAAAGCAGGTATCCCTGCAAAG ACCCTTGAAGACATAGTGAGATACTTCAGAAATATGTGTAGTATGCTCCTCCCTGCCGACAACCAGATGCTATTGAG ATATGAATTGCAAAGAGACAACTCCATAATTGGTGAAGATCGATTTGCATATGATCCTGATTGGCTCAACAGTCAAATTCAGGCTTGCCTCGAATTCTGGCTGGGTGAAAGAGAAGCCAGTTTCACTTCAGAGGAAGAGCGTTGGAAATGCCAGTTTTGTCAATTTGCTTCAGAATGCCCTACTAACACCATTTCTGGAACATCAAGCACTGTAAAGAGCAGTAGCCCTAATAGTAGTCCAAGCTAG
- the LOC110667353 gene encoding uncharacterized protein LOC110667353, with product MQTKTPSKKGFRLRSIVLHSLWITIIGILLFRLATANTQRVLYVKFFAISGTILATVPWIFHLLVSTTIILLYKANVCDLTWIVKLPSEETSCCQEMKAVKEAIRGSDRIGIGNAHKDLGLSEKVDGIRNGPDLLERNRTV from the coding sequence atgcaaacTAAAACGCCAAGCAAGAAAGGCTTCCGCCTCCGCTCCATCGTCCTCCACTCCTTGTGGATAACCATCATCGGTATACTCCTGTTCCGCCTAGCCACGGCCAACACACAGAGAGTTCTCTACGTCAAATTCTTTGCAATATCCGGTACTATTCTCGCCACTGTTCCTTGGATCTTTCATCTTCTCGTTTCAACAACAATCATATTATTATACAAAGCCAATGTCTGTGATCTAACATGGATTGTCAAGTTGCCCTCTGAAGAGACTTCATGTTGCCAGGAGATGAAGGCAGTGAAGGAAGCCATCAGAGGAAGTGATCGGATTGGTATTGGAAATGCACACAAAGATCTGGGATTGTCCGAAAAAGTTGATGGAATTAGAAATGGTCCTGATCTTCTCGAGAGGAATAGAACTGTTTAG
- the LOC110667352 gene encoding uncharacterized protein LOC110667352 isoform X1: MDADQDGYAEFAEGRETRYYSATTGIGLGKQNVGEPEMGFQDKVREFLKGAAEMSVQFAKGCRDVVVQSLGREDSFIVRNFGRSSYIGKKVRCGCERICQKLKVFNEYLPEDKDPVHAWSVICIVSVLAFAVLSLSTKHDTPATCIKKVFIHPPSADRILLPDGRYMAYREQGVPADRARFSMIAPHTFLSSRLAGIPGLKTSLLEEFGVYLLTYDLPGFGESDPHPNRNLESSALDMLFLVNVLGVKDKFWLVGYSSGSLHAWAALRYIPDKLAGAVMFAPMVNPYDSLMTKGERRGIWEKWTRKRKFMYFLARRFPRFLSYFYHQSFLSGKHDQIDTWLSLSLGKRDKALIEDPIYEEFWQRDVEESIRQGNAKPFMEEAVLQVSNWGFSLADIKLQKKKPEKGVLNWLKFVLTRSEEYTGFLGPIHVWQGMDDKVVPPLTTDFVHRILPGAAVHKLPYEGHFTYFYFCDECHRQIFSTLFGTPQGPINNTIEVDQTPYEDSVKVQEVDQTEDKVDQIPYEDSVKVQEVDQTEKQVDQNSISR, from the exons ATGGATGCTGATCAAGATGGGTATGCTGAATTTGCAGAGGGCAGGGAGACAAGGTACTATAGTGCCACTACTGGAATTGGTCTTGGCAAACAGAATGTGGGCGAGCctgaaatgggttttcaagacaaAGTTAGAGAGTTCTTGAAGGGGGCAGCTGAAATGAGTGTGCAATTCGCTAAGGGGTGCAGGGATGTTGTGGTGCAGAGTTTAGGAAGGGAAGATTCCTTTATTGTGCGGAATTTTGGGAGAAGTTCTTATATAGGGAAGAAAGTTAGGTGTGGCTGTGAGAGGATTTGTCAGAAATTGAAGGTTTTCAATGAGTACTTGCCTGAGGATAAGGATCCAGTGCATGCTTGGTCAGTGATATGCATCGTGTCTGTTCTTGCTTTTGCAG TCTTGAGTTTAAGTACTAAACATGACACTCCAGCCACATGCATAAAGAAGGTGTTCATACATCCTCCTAGTGCTGACCGCATATTGCTTCCAGATGGTAGATACATGGCATATAGGGAGCAAGGTGTTCCAGCTGACAGAGCTAGATTTTCAATGATAGCTCCACATACTTTTCTTTCCTCTCGACTTGCAG GAATACCTGGACTTAAGACTTCACTCCTGGAAGAGTTTGGCGTCTACTTGTTAACATATGATCTTCCTGGTTTTGGAGAGAGTGATCCTCACCCAAACAGAAACCTCGAGTCATCGGCGTTGGATATGTTATTCCTAGTAAATGTTCTGGGTGTTAAGGACAAGTTCTGGTTGGTTGGATACTCAAGTGGGAGCCTTCATGCTTGGGCAGCACTTAGATACATTCCTGATAAACTTGCAG GTGCTGTTATGTTTGCTCCTATGGTTAACCCATATGATTCATTGATGACCAAGGGTGAGAGGCGTGGAATCTGGGAGAAGTGGACACGGAAAAGAAAATTTATGTATTTCTTAGCACGGAGGTTTCCTAGATTTCTTTCCTACTTCTACCATCAGAGCTTCCTGTCTGGAAAGCACGATCAGATAGACACATGGCTCTCACTGTCATTAGGAAAGAGA GATAAAGCTTTGATAGAGGATCCAATCTATGAAGAATTCTGGCAAAGGGATGTAGAGGAGTCGATCCGACAGGGAAATGCAAAACCGTTCATGGAGGAAGCTGTTCTGCAAGTTTCAAATTGGGGTTTCAGCCTTGCAGACATCAAGTTGCAGAAGAAAAAGCCAGAGAAAGGTGTCCTCAATTGGCTCAAATTTGTGCTTACTAGATCTGAAGAGTACACAGGTTTCCTTGGCCCCATACATGTATGGCAG GGGATGGATGATAAGGTCGTTCCACCACTAACGACTGATTTTGTACACCGGATTCTCCCAGGGGCTGCAGTGCATAAGCTCCCATACGAGGGCCATTTCACATATTTCTATTTTTGCGATGAATGCCATAGGCAGATATTCAGCACACTTTTTGGGACCCCACAAGGCCCGATAAACAATACCATAGAAGTAGATCAAACTCCATATGAAGATAGTGTGAAGGTGCAGGAAGTGGATCAGACAGAGGATAAGGTAGATCAAATTCCATATGAAGATAGTGTGAAGGTGCAGGAGGTGGATCAGACAGAAAAACAGGTAGATCAAAACTCCATTAGCAGATGA
- the LOC110667356 gene encoding protein disulfide-isomerase 5-1 — MKKLNRSLILFLLLLLVLSLILLYAEAEVITLTPETFSDKVKEKDTAWFVKFCVPWCKHCKNLGSLWEDLGKAMEGEDEIEIGEVDCSASKPLCTKVDIHSYPTFKLFYDGEEVAKYQGARNVESLKSFVLEESEKAAAKAQLDSDQDL; from the exons ATGAAGAAGCTTAATCGCTCTCTGATTCTCTTTCTGCTTCTCCTTCTTGTTCTGAGCTTAATTCTATTATATGCGGAAGCTGAAGTCATAACCCTAACCCCTGAGACCTTCTCTGACAAG GTGAAGGAAAAGGATACTGCATGgtttgtgaaattttgtgttCCTTGGTGTAAGCATTG TAAGAATTTGGGATCATTGTGGGAAGACCTAGGGAAAGCAATGGAAGGGGAAGATGAAATAGAGATTGGAGAAGTTGATTGCAGTGCAAGCAAACCTTTATGTACGAAAGTTGATATTCATTCGTATCCTACATTTAAGCTCTTCTATGATGGAGAAGAAGTTGCTAAATATCAAG GGGCAAGGAATGTTGAATCGCTTAAATCATTCGTTCTGGAGGAATCAGAAAAAGCAGCAGCAAAAGCACAGCTCGACAGTGATCAAGATTTGTGA
- the LOC110667324 gene encoding adenylate kinase isoenzyme 6 homolog, with the protein MAQDSNKRKKPNILITGTPGTGKTTTSSALAEATQLRHINIGDLVKEKNLHDGWDEQFECHIINEDLVCDELEDIMEEGGNIVDYHGCDFFPQRWFDRVVVLQTDNSVLYDRLNKRGYSQNKISNNIECEIFQVLLEEAKESYAEDIVVALRSDSIDDIIRNASNLTDWVRGWQPVS; encoded by the exons ATGGCGCAAGATAGTAACAAAAGGAAGAAGCCAAATATCCTGATAACAGGAACGCCCGGAACAGGCAAAACGACGACATCGTCTGCTCTGGCGGAGGCGACGCAGCTCCGCCACATAAATATCGGAGATTTGGTCAAAGAGAAGAACTTGCACGACGGCTGGGACGAGCAATTCGAATGtcatatcatcaatgaagacctg GTATGTGATGAGCTTGAGGATATAATGGAAGAAGGGGGAAATATAGTTGACTACCATGGCTGTGATTTCTTTCCACAACGGTGGTTTGATCGTGTAGTGGTGCTTCAAACAGACAATTCTGTCCTGTATGATCGCCTGAATAAGAG GGGGTATTCACAGAACAAGATTTCCAACAACATTGAGTGTGAAATTTTCCAAGTTCTGTTAGAGGAGGCAAAAGAAAGTTATGCAGAAGATATTGTTGTGGCATTAAGGAGTGATTCTATTGACGACATAATTAGAAATGCGTCTAATTTGACAGACTGGGTGAGGGGTTGGCAACCTGTATCATAA